In one Nicotiana sylvestris chromosome 8, ASM39365v2, whole genome shotgun sequence genomic region, the following are encoded:
- the LOC104224137 gene encoding protein RICE SALT SENSITIVE 3-like isoform X2 translates to MRIAGYSHDSIDQDVDVGRWFLQRIRLLGPNGRRGSCEKSLQQNVHSVIQLWRRVGTWLMGKVASDKCHKWVFKEPTENEPNVSNYWQSSFDALPSEWTDQFESGIQTIAVIQAGHGLLQLGSCKIIAEDLHFVLRMRHTFESLGYQSGYYLSQLFSSTRTTSPSSTFPLKQQINMPIRPPPVFNWGSRPIPSATSLHAYPNFQNSAMIGGISHSSEAQTMENHHENDDIKWPNGLTIFSALTGQSDDSRLLFNPDSLSSKSEHNQHAMNHDEKTSNPTSDSSNQNEFLSLESHFG, encoded by the exons ATGAGAATAGCGGGATATAGTCATGATTCAATAGATCAG GATGTTGATGTGGGAAGATGGTTTCTGCAGAGGATCAGATTGCTTGGACCAAATGGAAGGAGAGGATCTTGTGAGAAAAGCCTTCAGCAAAATGTCCATTCAGTTATACAATTATGGAGAAGGGTGGGTACTTG GTTGATGGGGAAAGTTGCATCTGATAAATGTCATAAATGGGTTTTCAAGGAGCCTACAGAAAACGAACCAAATGTATCCAACTACTGGCAAAGTTCATTTGATgcg CTTCCCTCTGAGTGGACTGATCAGTTCGAGTCAGGTATTCAG ACTATTGCTGTAATTCAAGCTGGGCATGGCCTTCTTCAACTCGGTTCTTGCAAGATT ATAGCAGAAGATCTCCATTTCGTGTTGAGAATGAGGCACACATTTGAGTCATTAGGCTACCAATCCGGCTATTATTTGTCGCAGCTCTTTTCTTCAACGCGAACCACTTCACCTTCATCCACATTTCCTCTGAAGCAACAGATCAATATGCCAATACGTCCTCCTCCCGTTTTCAACTGGGGATCAAGGCCAATTCCTTCAGCAACTTCGCTTCACGCCTATCCTAACTTCCAAAATTCCGCCATGATTGGAGGAATTTCACATTCGTCTGAAGCTCAGACGATGGAAAATCATCACGAGAACGATGATATCAAATGGCCTAATGGATTGACTATTTTTAGCGCGCTCACTGGTCAAAGTGATGATTCCAGGCTTCTTTTTAACCCTGATAGCTTAAGCAGCAAATCGGAGCATAATCAGCACGCGATGAATCATGATGAGAAGACCTCGAACCCCACTTCAGATTCTTCGAATCAGAACGAGTTCTTGAGCCTAGAGAGCCATTTCGGATAG
- the LOC104224137 gene encoding protein RICE SALT SENSITIVE 3-like isoform X1 — MVGSGESRRKEAVGMMALHEALRNVCINSDWTYSVFWTIRPRPRVRGGNGCKVGDDNGSLMLMWEDGFCRGSDCLDQMEGEDLVRKAFSKMSIQLYNYGEGLMGKVASDKCHKWVFKEPTENEPNVSNYWQSSFDALPSEWTDQFESGIQTIAVIQAGHGLLQLGSCKIIAEDLHFVLRMRHTFESLGYQSGYYLSQLFSSTRTTSPSSTFPLKQQINMPIRPPPVFNWGSRPIPSATSLHAYPNFQNSAMIGGISHSSEAQTMENHHENDDIKWPNGLTIFSALTGQSDDSRLLFNPDSLSSKSEHNQHAMNHDEKTSNPTSDSSNQNEFLSLESHFG, encoded by the exons atggTGGGCTCAGGAGAAAGTAGGAGAAAAGAAGCAGTAGGGATGATGGCACTACATGAAGCACTTAGAAATGTCTGCATTAACTCAGACTGGACTTACTCTGTCTTCTGGACCATTCGTCCTCGCCC GAGAGTTCGAGGTGGTAATGGTTGCAAAGTTGGAGATGACAATGGTAGCTT GATGTTGATGTGGGAAGATGGTTTCTGCAGAGGATCAGATTGCTTGGACCAAATGGAAGGAGAGGATCTTGTGAGAAAAGCCTTCAGCAAAATGTCCATTCAGTTATACAATTATGGAGAAGG GTTGATGGGGAAAGTTGCATCTGATAAATGTCATAAATGGGTTTTCAAGGAGCCTACAGAAAACGAACCAAATGTATCCAACTACTGGCAAAGTTCATTTGATgcg CTTCCCTCTGAGTGGACTGATCAGTTCGAGTCAGGTATTCAG ACTATTGCTGTAATTCAAGCTGGGCATGGCCTTCTTCAACTCGGTTCTTGCAAGATT ATAGCAGAAGATCTCCATTTCGTGTTGAGAATGAGGCACACATTTGAGTCATTAGGCTACCAATCCGGCTATTATTTGTCGCAGCTCTTTTCTTCAACGCGAACCACTTCACCTTCATCCACATTTCCTCTGAAGCAACAGATCAATATGCCAATACGTCCTCCTCCCGTTTTCAACTGGGGATCAAGGCCAATTCCTTCAGCAACTTCGCTTCACGCCTATCCTAACTTCCAAAATTCCGCCATGATTGGAGGAATTTCACATTCGTCTGAAGCTCAGACGATGGAAAATCATCACGAGAACGATGATATCAAATGGCCTAATGGATTGACTATTTTTAGCGCGCTCACTGGTCAAAGTGATGATTCCAGGCTTCTTTTTAACCCTGATAGCTTAAGCAGCAAATCGGAGCATAATCAGCACGCGATGAATCATGATGAGAAGACCTCGAACCCCACTTCAGATTCTTCGAATCAGAACGAGTTCTTGAGCCTAGAGAGCCATTTCGGATAG
- the LOC104224137 gene encoding protein RICE SALT SENSITIVE 3-like isoform X3: MLMWEDGFCRGSDCLDQMEGEDLVRKAFSKMSIQLYNYGEGLMGKVASDKCHKWVFKEPTENEPNVSNYWQSSFDALPSEWTDQFESGIQTIAVIQAGHGLLQLGSCKIIAEDLHFVLRMRHTFESLGYQSGYYLSQLFSSTRTTSPSSTFPLKQQINMPIRPPPVFNWGSRPIPSATSLHAYPNFQNSAMIGGISHSSEAQTMENHHENDDIKWPNGLTIFSALTGQSDDSRLLFNPDSLSSKSEHNQHAMNHDEKTSNPTSDSSNQNEFLSLESHFG; the protein is encoded by the exons ATGTTGATGTGGGAAGATGGTTTCTGCAGAGGATCAGATTGCTTGGACCAAATGGAAGGAGAGGATCTTGTGAGAAAAGCCTTCAGCAAAATGTCCATTCAGTTATACAATTATGGAGAAGG GTTGATGGGGAAAGTTGCATCTGATAAATGTCATAAATGGGTTTTCAAGGAGCCTACAGAAAACGAACCAAATGTATCCAACTACTGGCAAAGTTCATTTGATgcg CTTCCCTCTGAGTGGACTGATCAGTTCGAGTCAGGTATTCAG ACTATTGCTGTAATTCAAGCTGGGCATGGCCTTCTTCAACTCGGTTCTTGCAAGATT ATAGCAGAAGATCTCCATTTCGTGTTGAGAATGAGGCACACATTTGAGTCATTAGGCTACCAATCCGGCTATTATTTGTCGCAGCTCTTTTCTTCAACGCGAACCACTTCACCTTCATCCACATTTCCTCTGAAGCAACAGATCAATATGCCAATACGTCCTCCTCCCGTTTTCAACTGGGGATCAAGGCCAATTCCTTCAGCAACTTCGCTTCACGCCTATCCTAACTTCCAAAATTCCGCCATGATTGGAGGAATTTCACATTCGTCTGAAGCTCAGACGATGGAAAATCATCACGAGAACGATGATATCAAATGGCCTAATGGATTGACTATTTTTAGCGCGCTCACTGGTCAAAGTGATGATTCCAGGCTTCTTTTTAACCCTGATAGCTTAAGCAGCAAATCGGAGCATAATCAGCACGCGATGAATCATGATGAGAAGACCTCGAACCCCACTTCAGATTCTTCGAATCAGAACGAGTTCTTGAGCCTAGAGAGCCATTTCGGATAG